The following are encoded in a window of Jeotgalibacillus aurantiacus genomic DNA:
- a CDS encoding YxlC family protein, giving the protein MKHNRHDDIEEKLKEGLRDLDRVTAAPPSLAEIHMMMAETRKRQRKELIWFILIALCLVTVTLLVLINDPVLYAVGQLLFFIIAGISGMIYRRRNGVRQHE; this is encoded by the coding sequence ATGAAACACAACAGGCACGATGACATAGAAGAAAAATTGAAAGAGGGATTGCGTGACCTTGATCGGGTGACAGCAGCACCTCCGTCTTTGGCAGAGATCCACATGATGATGGCAGAAACACGCAAGCGTCAGCGCAAGGAGCTGATCTGGTTCATTCTCATTGCGCTATGTCTCGTCACCGTCACGCTACTCGTGTTGATCAACGATCCGGTCCTTTATGCAGTAGGTCAGCTTCTCTTTTTTATCATTGCGGGCATCTCAGGTATGATTTATCGCCGCAGAAATGGGGTGAGACAGCATGAATGA
- a CDS encoding sigmaY antisigma factor component: MNELPDIRLLILLILIVLAQSIYLFTDARKRGHAKWFWGIWGIIQTPLPLICYLVWSRKLQPYLIKRRDENG, from the coding sequence ATGAATGAACTACCTGATATCCGGCTGCTCATTTTGCTGATCCTCATTGTCCTTGCCCAGAGTATTTATTTATTCACGGATGCAAGAAAAAGAGGGCATGCAAAATGGTTCTGGGGCATTTGGGGCATTATCCAGACGCCACTTCCGCTCATTTGCTATTTAGTCTGGTCCCGTAAACTACAGCCTTATTTAATCAAAAGGAGAGATGAAAATGGATGA
- a CDS encoding PLD nuclease N-terminal domain-containing protein, with product MDELNFALIAPLAFINIVIAVLALVDLAKRPSVNGPKWLWVIIILFINLIGPVLYFIIGRRDT from the coding sequence ATGGATGAATTAAATTTCGCTTTAATCGCGCCTCTGGCATTTATTAATATTGTAATTGCCGTTTTAGCCCTGGTAGATCTGGCCAAACGACCTTCTGTGAACGGTCCGAAATGGCTGTGGGTGATCATTATTCTGTTCATTAATCTGATTGGCCCAGTCCTTTACTTTATCATCGGAAGAAGGGATACCTAG
- a CDS encoding ABC transporter ATP-binding protein, whose translation MISVSGLTKSYGSAKAVDQLTFSLSPGRTTALLGPNGAGKTTTLHMISGLAEPTAGTITFDQHHGDNRSLIGFLPQYPSFFNWMTAKEYLIFAAELGKVSKKEGIIRADQLLERVGLKEAANKKIGGFSGGMKQRLGIAQALIHQPKLLLLDEPVSALDPAGRKDVMDLLQELKQEMTILYSTHVLHDAQTLCDDVLIMNHGKKVLFDSLEQVYASYDRPEITIRSDESIEEWVTLLKQKHPVLTIKSDDRTAIVKGMEMDMLRPLLLKEMIAHQLPVRSMEVGTATLEDVFHEVMNV comes from the coding sequence ATGATTAGCGTCTCAGGCTTAACAAAATCATATGGTTCAGCAAAAGCGGTGGACCAGCTTACTTTCTCTCTTTCACCCGGTCGGACAACAGCGCTACTCGGTCCAAACGGCGCCGGGAAAACAACGACACTTCACATGATCAGTGGGCTGGCTGAACCAACGGCAGGGACCATAACATTTGATCAGCATCACGGAGACAATAGAAGCCTGATTGGATTTCTACCACAATATCCGTCCTTTTTTAACTGGATGACCGCAAAAGAATACCTTATTTTTGCTGCAGAGCTTGGTAAAGTTTCTAAAAAGGAAGGGATCATCCGCGCCGATCAGCTGTTGGAACGGGTCGGTTTAAAAGAAGCAGCGAATAAAAAAATCGGCGGCTTCTCAGGCGGGATGAAACAGCGGCTTGGTATCGCACAGGCACTGATCCATCAGCCAAAGCTGTTGCTGCTTGATGAACCGGTATCAGCACTAGATCCGGCCGGACGTAAAGATGTGATGGATCTGCTTCAGGAGTTAAAGCAGGAAATGACCATCCTATACTCTACACACGTTCTGCACGATGCCCAGACGTTGTGCGATGATGTACTGATCATGAATCATGGAAAAAAAGTGCTCTTTGACTCCCTTGAACAGGTGTATGCTTCCTATGACCGTCCGGAAATCACGATACGCTCCGATGAATCGATTGAGGAGTGGGTTACTTTATTGAAACAAAAGCATCCCGTTCTAACGATTAAATCGGATGACCGTACAGCGATCGTAAAAGGAATGGAAATGGATATGCTGCGACCACTCCTATTAAAAGAAATGATAGCCCACCAGCTGCCGGTCCGGTCAATGGAAGTCGGTACAGCCACATTAGAGGATGTCTTTCACGAGGTGATGAACGTATGA